One stretch of Equus przewalskii isolate Varuska chromosome 9, EquPr2, whole genome shotgun sequence DNA includes these proteins:
- the LOC139073582 gene encoding zinc finger protein 850-like, giving the protein MGDIPFRSSVDRASLMKSCRFPMSGKTFIHEEVEKDFLDSSGYLQEQATHTTEKPNKITQCGDTLQSRKSHDTWEECKKPFSPKNTLVQDQGVHTRRHCYMCRECGKIFRYKSSFVVHRRVHTGRRLHVCGECGKSFRQSSTFSQHQKIHSGARQCKCSKCGRSFNQKSLLIYPWRTHTGENYYLCSECAQSFSHRSTLIRQQTVHTGERRYQCTQCRKSFRRKFYLIVHWRVHTGKWPYECSECGKSFTNSSVLFLHRRVHTGQRPFQCSKCGKSFSNTSILILHRRVHTGKRPYECSECWKSFSHPSYLTQHQRIHSVKRSYMCNECGKSFISRPGLRYHQRVHNGSRPYECSECGKCFTSRPGLRYHQRVHAGKRPYECSECGKCFISSSQLHYHQRVHTGERPYQCSECGECFISSSKLHYHQIVHTGERPYQCSECGKSFSSGSNLSNHQRVHTGERPYECGECGKSFIQRYHLVIHQRVHTGERPYECSECGKSFSSGSNLSNHQRVHTGERPYECNECGKSFIQRYHLLIHQRVHTGERPYECSECGKSFTTRRTLRYHQEVHTGERPFECSECGKSFTSSSTLRDHQRVHTSKRPYVCTECGKSFRGNSYLIEHWRVHTGEKPYTCSVCGKSFSSSSGLRYHQSVHTGSRPYECSECGKSFPKSSALIQHQRVHTGERPYECGECGKSFRQISALRQHQRIHTGERPYECSECGKSFTQSSALRQHQRLHTGSKSYE; this is encoded by the coding sequence ATGGGAGATATACCCTTTAGAAGCAGTGTGGACAGGGCTTCCCTTATGAAGAGCTGCAGATTCCCTATGTCAGGGAAGACCTTTATCCATGAGGAAGTTGAGAAGGACTTCCTGGACAGCTCTGGATATCTCCAGGAACAGGCCACTCACACCACGGAGAAGCCAAACAAAATCACCCAGTGCGGGGATACTTTACAAAGCAGAAAAAGTCATGACACCTGGGAAGAATGCAAGAAACCCTTCAGCCCCAAAAACACACTTGTTCAGGACCAGGGTGTCCATACTAGAAGACACTGTTACATGTGCCGTGAATGTGGGAAAATATTTAGGTACAAATCCTCATTTGTTGTTCACCGGAGAGTCCACACTGGAAGAAGGCTTCATGTGTGTGGAGAATGTGGCAAGTCTTTTAGGCAAAGCTCAACCTTCAGTCAGCATCAAAAAATTCATTCTGGAGCAAGGCAGTGCAAGTGCAGCAAATGTGGACGATCCTTTAACCAAAAATCTCTCCTTATTTATCCCtggagaactcacactggagaaaaTTATTACTTGTGCAGTGAATGTGCACAGTCTTTTAGCCATAGATCCACCCTTATTCGACAACAAacagttcacactggagaaaggcgtTATCAGTGCACGCAGTGTAGGaaatcttttagaagaaaattttaccTTATTGTACACTGGAGAGTTCACACTGGAAAATGGCCTtatgaatgcagtgaatgtgggaaatcttttaccaATAGCTCAGTACTCTTTCTCCACCGGAGAGTACATACAGGACAGAGGCCTTTTCAGTGCAGtaaatgtgggaaatcttttagcAATACTTCAATACTCATTCTACATCGGAGAGTACATACAGGaaaaaggccttatgagtgcagtgaatgttGGAAATCTTTTAGCCACCCATCTTACCTCACTCAACACCAGAGAATACATAGTGTAAAAAGGTCTTATAtgtgtaatgaatgtgggaaatcttttatcTCTCGCCCTGGCCTCCGTTATCATCAGAGAGTTCACAATGGATCAAGGCCTTATGAGTGTAGTGAATGTGGAAAGTGTTTTACCTCTCGCCCTGGCCTCCGTTATCATCAGAGAGTTCATGCTGGGAAAAGaccttatgagtgcagtgaatgtggaaagTGTTTTATCTCTAGCTCCCAACTCCATTAtcatcagagagttcacactggagaaagaccTTATCAGTGTAGTGAATGTGGTGAATGTTTCATCTCTAGCTCCAAACTCCATTATCATCAGatagttcacactggagaaaggccttatcaGTGCAGCGAATGTGGAAAATCTTTTTCATCTGGTTCCAACCTTAGTAATCACCAGAGAGTTCACacaggagaaaggccttatgagtgtggtgaatgtgggaaatcATTTATCCAAAGATACCACCTTGTTATACACCAGAGAGTTCACACAGGAGAgaggccttatgagtgcagtgaatgtgggaaatctttttcATCTGGTTCCAACCTCAGTAATCACCAGAGAGTTCACACAGGAGAAAGACCTTATGagtgcaatgaatgtgggaaatcctttatCCAAAGATATCACCTTCTTATACACCAGCGAGTTCACacaggagaaaggccttatgagtgcagtgaatgtgggaaatctttcacCACTAGGAGGACTCTCCGTTATCATCAGgaagttcacactggagaaaggccttttgagtgcagtgaatgtgggaaatcttttacctCTAGTTCTACCCTCCGTGATCATCAAAGAGTTCACACAAGCAAAAGGCCATATGTATGcactgaatgtgggaaatcttttagaGGAAATTCTTACCTTATTGAACACtggagagttcacactggagaaaagccTTATACATGTAGtgtatgtgggaaatctttttCGTCTAGCTCTGGCCTTCGTTATCATCAGAGTGTTCACACCGGGTCAAGGCCTTATGAGTGTAGTGAATGTGGGAAGTCTTTTCCCAAGAGCTCAGCACTCATTCAGCATCAGAGAGTTCACacaggagaaaggccttatgagtgtggtgaatgtgggaaatcctttagGCAAATCTCTGCGCTCCGtcaacatcagagaattcacactggagaaaggccttatgagtgcagtgaatgtgggaaatcttttaccCAAAGCTCTGCACTCCGTCAACATCAGAGACTTCACACTGGATCAAAGTCTTATGAGTGA